The Ziziphus jujuba cultivar Dongzao chromosome 7, ASM3175591v1 genome includes a region encoding these proteins:
- the LOC107423833 gene encoding protein NTM1-like 9 isoform X2 encodes MNRSSTVLESMPVGFRFRPTEKELITHFLKLKMLGENSKVQDFIGEVDVCKFEPWELPAQSVLKSDDPEWFFFCRRDYKYTNSKRCNRATKAGYWKVTGKERQIKSPATKALIGKKRTLVFHKGRNPSEGTNWVIHEYYSVETFPDQIPFVLCRLMEKPDKKKIPNGDDGEPSSHSVACFENEELHDTIPEMRAYDHSDVNLDSIFRPSQPPDEYPSAQQQIDFPFPNGSSYAWNELQLPSEADEPDENPNEFVNSVFVDNDEYFWQDTTHPVFNVSGQSLPFPAHEDHGLRYLRSASSSSSFLNEPAGMEEYLQMEMVRTPSGTSNFDQFKKDINVPIHNQFSVQNASSVSLTKDLHSINCLYLATDSIIEKPREPEKPRKLVMPFAVPCKAEKPTALEIPKAPEKPCQPPRPIELIRTGVTSRRIQVKSEGLQTAESGNKVR; translated from the exons GAAAATGCTTGGTGAGAATTCCAAAGTCCAAGATTTCATCGGTGAGGTCGATGTCTGCAAGTTCGAGCCTTGGGAGTTACCTG CGCAATCGGTGCTGAAGTCGGATGACCCAGAATGGTTCTTCTTCTGCCGCCGAGATTACAAGTATACCAACAGCAAACGCTGCAACAGGGCAACCAAAGCTGGTTATTGGAAGGTCACTGGAAAAGAACGTCAAATCAAGTCTCCAGCCACTAAAGCTCTCATTGGCAAGAAGAGGACTTTGGTCTTCCACAAAGGTCGTAATCCTAGCGAAGGGACTAACTGGGTCATTCACGAGTATTATTCTGTTGAAACTTTTCCTGACCAG ATACCCTTTGTTCTCTGTCGTTTGATGGAAAAACCAGATAAGAAGAAAATTCCTAATGGTGATGATGGTGAACCTAGCAGCCATAGTGTGGCTTGTTTTGAAAATGAAGAACTACACGATACAATTCCGGAGATGAGA GCATACGATCACTCAGATGTGAATCTTGATTCGATCTTTAGGCCTTCACAACCACCAGATGAGTACCCCTCCGCACAGCAGCAAATTGATTTTCCCTTTCCCAATGGCTCTAGCTATGCCTGGAATGAGTTGCAACTTCCATCCGAAGCTGATGAACCAGATGAGAATCCCAACGAGTTCGTGAATTCGGTTTTTGTTGACAATGATGAATACTTCTGGCAGGACACAACACACCCTGTTTTCAATGTCTCCGGCCAGTCATTGCCATTTCCAGCTCATGAAGACCATGGACTG CGTTACCTTAGATCAGCAAGTTCAAGTTCAAGTTTCTTGAATGAACCTGCTGGAATGGAGGAATACCTGCAGATGGAAATGGTTAGGACACCAAGTGGAACTTCCAATTTTGACCAGTTCAAAAAGGATATAAATGTTCCTATTCATAATCAGTTCTCCGTGCAGAATGCTTCCTCTGTTAGCTTAACTAAAGATTTACATTCGATCAATTGTCTTTACCTTGCAACCGACTCTATCATTGAAAAACCACGTGAACCTGAGAAACCACGCAAACTTGTAATGCCATTTGCAGTTCCATGCAAAGCTGAAAAACCAACTGCACTTGAAATACCAAAAGCACCTGAAAAACCATGCCAACCTCCAAGACCTATCGAATTAATAAGAACGGGAGTTACTTCAAGAAGAATCCAGGTGAAGAGTGAAGGTTTGCAAACAGCTGAATCAGGAAACAAGGTGAGATAA
- the LOC107423809 gene encoding B3 domain-containing transcription factor NGA1 isoform X3 codes for MSKEYAQEFRREYSDKEEEEDQEEEDEQLQNQWLIRRFESPSEDHHHESAAAAAASETTNFNSKLHLIDLSLKSSDEEASDGSRGGWSGIEREHMFDKVVTPSDVGKLNRLVIPKQHAEKYFPLDSSTNEKGLLLNFEDRNGKPWRFRYSYWNSSQSYVMTKGWSRFVKEKKLDAGDVVSFQRGVGESGKNRLYIDWRRRPYAPPNPATSLLAPLQLPSDHLHHHHQQQQHQHFPQSVRWAGRLYSMPQPQPVSMPLRHHEHFQYQLSSYNNVHPYNRHHHQQYYSSNYHHGGSTTSSQYDYYNFLRSSSGGGGGGSSLLHSQLHQAEEVQRVGGGGGGGNIVPMVIESVPVGRHGTNTGTNTNTQPSHESKRLRLFGVNMEYKEEPDCDILSSSRTAVPDVAMASQSLLHHHLSSSSLEVKLPNHSQPSTIPIPIPAEFLKKGKSTSLSFALDP; via the exons ATGAGTAAAGAGTATGCTCAAGAATTTCGGAGAGAGTATTcagacaaagaagaagaagaagatcaagaAGAAGAGGATGAG CAGCTGCAGAATCAATGGCTAATCAGGAGATTTGAGTCCCCATCAGAAGATCATCATCATGAATCTGCCGCAGCAGCAGCGGCATCAGAAACTACGAATTTCAACAGCAAATTACATCTCATAGACTTGTCGTTGAAAAGCAGCGACGAGGAAGCCAGCGATGGTTCTCGAGGAGGTTGGTCGGGTATTGAGAGGGAGCACATGTTCGACAAAGTGGTGACGCCGAGTGACGTAGGCAAGCTCAACCGCCTCGTTATTCCGAAGCAACACGCGGAGAAGTATTTTCCCCTCGACTCTTCCACAAACGAGAAAGGCCTGCTCTTGAATTTCGAAGATCGGAATGGGAAACCGTGGCGATTCCGGTACTCTTACTGGAACAGCAGCCAGAGCTATGTTATGACCAAAGGTTGGAGCCGCTTCGTCAAGGAGAAGAAGCTGGACGCCGGCGACGTCGTTTCGTTCCAGCGAGGCGTTGGTGAATCAGGTAAGAATCGTTTGTATATTGATTGGAGGAGACGCCCTTACGCACCTCCAAACCCGGCCACATCGCTGCTTGCACCTCTGCAGCTTCCATCCGATCACCTCCACCACCAtcatcagcagcagcagcacCAACATTTCCCGCAGTCCGTCCGATGGGCCGGCCGGCTCTACTCGATGCCGCAGCCACAGCCAGTTTCGATGCCACTGAGACACCATGAGCATTTTCAATACCAGTTGAGTAGTTACAACAATGTTCATCCTTATAACCGCCATCATCATCAACAGTATTACAGCTCAAACTACCACCACGGTGGCAGTACTACTAGTAGTCAATATGACTACTACAACTTTCTTAGGTCATCATCAGGAGGAGGAGGGGGAGGAAGTTCTCTTTTacactcacaattacatcaggCTGAGGAAGTTCAAAgggttggtggtggtggtggtggaggaaaTATTGTTCCAATGGTGATTGAATCAGTGCCTGTCGGTCGCCATGGCACAAATACTGGTACTAATACTAATACTCAACCTTCTCATGAATCTAAACGCCTTAGACTATTTGGTGTAAACATGGAGTACAAAGAAGAACCGGATTGCGATATATTGTCTTCTAGTAGAACTGCAGTACCGGATGTGGCAATGGCTTCTCAgtctcttcttcatcatcatctttcttcctcttctctcGAAGTAAAGCTACCCAACCACTCACAGCCAAGTacaattccaattccaattcCAGCAGAGTTTTTGAAGAAAGGAAAATCTACTTCTTTGTCTTTCGCTTTGGATCCTTAG
- the LOC107423801 gene encoding protein ARV 2 isoform X2 produces the protein MEYRCVECGNAMKSLFVQYSPGNIRLMKCERCRAAADEYIECEIMIIVIDLILQKPKAYRHLLYNVLGPKSSYFEGLLGKLSFGFLVLDGYRSLFIDRSREQLGLSTSFSSLLWRFQKLLMDVFLGNFIFLSTFLLATRIFLSASVGSLRYKEILPAILISSYFKLFLLAMMVWEFPSSVVFIIDLFVVSANTVALKVITESTTSRCVAICSCAHFMKFLVTQVLELRSS, from the exons ATGGAGTACAGATGCGTGGAGTGCGGGAACGCAATGAAATCTCTGTTCGTACAGTACTCTCCCGGCAACATACGGCTCATGAAATGC GAGAGGTGTAGAGCAGCTGCGGACGAGTACATCGAATGCGAAATCATG ATTATTGTTATAGATTTGATCCTGCAAAAGCCCAAAGCATATAGACATCTACTGTATAACGTGCTCGGACCAAAAAGTTCCTATTTTGag GGTTTGCTTGGGAAATTGAGTTTTGGGTTTCTTGTTTTGGATGGCT ACAGGAGTCTTTTTATAGATAGAAGCAGAGAACAATTGGGTTTGTCCACAAGCTTTTCCTCTTTACTTTGGAGATTTCAAAAG cTCTTGATGGATGTATTTCTTGGAAACTTCATCTTTCTTTCTACTTTTCTACTTGCAACGAGGATCTTCTTGAGTGCATCAGTTGGATCCCTCAG ATACAAAGAAATTCTGCCAGCAATCCTTATTTCGAGTTACTTCAAGTTATTTCTTTTGGCTATGATG GTTTGGGAATTTCCATCTTCTGTGGTtttcattattgatttatttgttgtatCAGCCAACACTGTCGCATTGAAAG TGATTACTGAGTCAACGACAAGTAGATGTGTGGCTATCTGCTCCTGTGCACATTTCATGAAGTTTTTGGTGACACAAGTGCTGGAGTTGAGAAGCTCTTGA
- the LOC107423833 gene encoding protein NTM1-like 9 isoform X1 has protein sequence MNRSSTVLESMPVGFRFRPTEKELITHFLKLKMLGENSKVQDFIGEVDVCKFEPWELPAQSVLKSDDPEWFFFCRRDYKYTNSKRCNRATKAGYWKVTGKERQIKSPATKALIGKKRTLVFHKGRNPSEGTNWVIHEYYSVETFPDQIPFVLCRLMEKPDKKKIPNGDDGEPSSHSVACFENEELHDTIPEMRAYDHSDVNLDSIFRPSQPPDEYPSAQQQIDFPFPNGSSYAWNELQLPSEADEPDENPNEFVNSVFVDNDEYFWQDTTHPVFNVSGQSLPFPAHEDHGLRYLRSASSSSSFLNEPAGMEEYLQMEMVRTPSGTSNFDQFKKDINVPIHNQFSVQNASSVSLTKDLHSINCLYLATDSIIEKPREPEKPRKLVMPFAVPCKAEKPTALEIPKAPEKPCQPPRPIELIRTGVTSRRIQVKSEGLQTAESGNKVREAAAQNTAANLSQKEERDPGRKDERKTVQDKAACDVSPCGNWKSFFVFVEPPCKSSPPAVYFFSALIGVLLFAVFVREAFLFGNWC, from the exons GAAAATGCTTGGTGAGAATTCCAAAGTCCAAGATTTCATCGGTGAGGTCGATGTCTGCAAGTTCGAGCCTTGGGAGTTACCTG CGCAATCGGTGCTGAAGTCGGATGACCCAGAATGGTTCTTCTTCTGCCGCCGAGATTACAAGTATACCAACAGCAAACGCTGCAACAGGGCAACCAAAGCTGGTTATTGGAAGGTCACTGGAAAAGAACGTCAAATCAAGTCTCCAGCCACTAAAGCTCTCATTGGCAAGAAGAGGACTTTGGTCTTCCACAAAGGTCGTAATCCTAGCGAAGGGACTAACTGGGTCATTCACGAGTATTATTCTGTTGAAACTTTTCCTGACCAG ATACCCTTTGTTCTCTGTCGTTTGATGGAAAAACCAGATAAGAAGAAAATTCCTAATGGTGATGATGGTGAACCTAGCAGCCATAGTGTGGCTTGTTTTGAAAATGAAGAACTACACGATACAATTCCGGAGATGAGA GCATACGATCACTCAGATGTGAATCTTGATTCGATCTTTAGGCCTTCACAACCACCAGATGAGTACCCCTCCGCACAGCAGCAAATTGATTTTCCCTTTCCCAATGGCTCTAGCTATGCCTGGAATGAGTTGCAACTTCCATCCGAAGCTGATGAACCAGATGAGAATCCCAACGAGTTCGTGAATTCGGTTTTTGTTGACAATGATGAATACTTCTGGCAGGACACAACACACCCTGTTTTCAATGTCTCCGGCCAGTCATTGCCATTTCCAGCTCATGAAGACCATGGACTG CGTTACCTTAGATCAGCAAGTTCAAGTTCAAGTTTCTTGAATGAACCTGCTGGAATGGAGGAATACCTGCAGATGGAAATGGTTAGGACACCAAGTGGAACTTCCAATTTTGACCAGTTCAAAAAGGATATAAATGTTCCTATTCATAATCAGTTCTCCGTGCAGAATGCTTCCTCTGTTAGCTTAACTAAAGATTTACATTCGATCAATTGTCTTTACCTTGCAACCGACTCTATCATTGAAAAACCACGTGAACCTGAGAAACCACGCAAACTTGTAATGCCATTTGCAGTTCCATGCAAAGCTGAAAAACCAACTGCACTTGAAATACCAAAAGCACCTGAAAAACCATGCCAACCTCCAAGACCTATCGAATTAATAAGAACGGGAGTTACTTCAAGAAGAATCCAGGTGAAGAGTGAAGGTTTGCAAACAGCTGAATCAGGAAACAAG GTCAGAGAAGCTGCTGCACAGAATACTGCTGCTAATCTATCCCAAAAAGAAGAGCGTGATCCAGGGCGTAAAGACGAAAGGAAAACAGTTCAAGACAAGGCCGCATGTGACGTGTCACCTTGCGGAAATTGGAAGAGTTTCTTCGTTTTTGTGGAACCACCTTGTAAATCTAGTCCACCAGCAGTATATTTCTTCAGTGCACTTATAGGCGTCTTGTTATTTGCTGTCTTTGTTAGGGAggcttttttatttggaaactgGTGCTAG
- the LOC107423801 gene encoding protein ARV 2 isoform X1, with amino-acid sequence MEYRCVECGNAMKSLFVQYSPGNIRLMKCERCRAAADEYIECEIMIIVIDLILQKPKAYRHLLYNVLGPKSSYFEQGLLGKLSFGFLVLDGYRSLFIDRSREQLGLSTSFSSLLWRFQKLLMDVFLGNFIFLSTFLLATRIFLSASVGSLRYKEILPAILISSYFKLFLLAMMVWEFPSSVVFIIDLFVVSANTVALKVITESTTSRCVAICSCAHFMKFLVTQVLELRSS; translated from the exons ATGGAGTACAGATGCGTGGAGTGCGGGAACGCAATGAAATCTCTGTTCGTACAGTACTCTCCCGGCAACATACGGCTCATGAAATGC GAGAGGTGTAGAGCAGCTGCGGACGAGTACATCGAATGCGAAATCATG ATTATTGTTATAGATTTGATCCTGCAAAAGCCCAAAGCATATAGACATCTACTGTATAACGTGCTCGGACCAAAAAGTTCCTATTTTGag CAGGGTTTGCTTGGGAAATTGAGTTTTGGGTTTCTTGTTTTGGATGGCT ACAGGAGTCTTTTTATAGATAGAAGCAGAGAACAATTGGGTTTGTCCACAAGCTTTTCCTCTTTACTTTGGAGATTTCAAAAG cTCTTGATGGATGTATTTCTTGGAAACTTCATCTTTCTTTCTACTTTTCTACTTGCAACGAGGATCTTCTTGAGTGCATCAGTTGGATCCCTCAG ATACAAAGAAATTCTGCCAGCAATCCTTATTTCGAGTTACTTCAAGTTATTTCTTTTGGCTATGATG GTTTGGGAATTTCCATCTTCTGTGGTtttcattattgatttatttgttgtatCAGCCAACACTGTCGCATTGAAAG TGATTACTGAGTCAACGACAAGTAGATGTGTGGCTATCTGCTCCTGTGCACATTTCATGAAGTTTTTGGTGACACAAGTGCTGGAGTTGAGAAGCTCTTGA
- the LOC107423809 gene encoding B3 domain-containing transcription factor NGA1 isoform X2, with the protein MSKEYAQEFRREYSDKEEEEDQEEEDEQQLQNQWLIRRFESPSEDHHHESAAAAAASETTNFNSKLHLIDLSLKSSDEEASDGSRGGWSGIEREHMFDKVVTPSDVGKLNRLVIPKQHAEKYFPLDSSTNEKGLLLNFEDRNGKPWRFRYSYWNSSQSYVMTKGWSRFVKEKKLDAGDVVSFQRGVGESGKNRLYIDWRRRPYAPPNPATSLLAPLQLPSDHLHHHHQQQQHQHFPQSVRWAGRLYSMPQPQPVSMPLRHHEHFQYQLSSYNNVHPYNRHHHQQYYSSNYHHGGSTTSSQYDYYNFLRSSSGGGGGGSSLLHSQLHQAEEVQRVGGGGGGGNIVPMVIESVPVGRHGTNTGTNTNTQPSHESKRLRLFGVNMEYKEEPDCDILSSSRTAVPDVAMASQSLLHHHLSSSSLEVKLPNHSQPSTIPIPIPAEFLKKGKSTSLSFALDP; encoded by the exons ATGAGTAAAGAGTATGCTCAAGAATTTCGGAGAGAGTATTcagacaaagaagaagaagaagatcaagaAGAAGAGGATGAG CAGCAGCTGCAGAATCAATGGCTAATCAGGAGATTTGAGTCCCCATCAGAAGATCATCATCATGAATCTGCCGCAGCAGCAGCGGCATCAGAAACTACGAATTTCAACAGCAAATTACATCTCATAGACTTGTCGTTGAAAAGCAGCGACGAGGAAGCCAGCGATGGTTCTCGAGGAGGTTGGTCGGGTATTGAGAGGGAGCACATGTTCGACAAAGTGGTGACGCCGAGTGACGTAGGCAAGCTCAACCGCCTCGTTATTCCGAAGCAACACGCGGAGAAGTATTTTCCCCTCGACTCTTCCACAAACGAGAAAGGCCTGCTCTTGAATTTCGAAGATCGGAATGGGAAACCGTGGCGATTCCGGTACTCTTACTGGAACAGCAGCCAGAGCTATGTTATGACCAAAGGTTGGAGCCGCTTCGTCAAGGAGAAGAAGCTGGACGCCGGCGACGTCGTTTCGTTCCAGCGAGGCGTTGGTGAATCAGGTAAGAATCGTTTGTATATTGATTGGAGGAGACGCCCTTACGCACCTCCAAACCCGGCCACATCGCTGCTTGCACCTCTGCAGCTTCCATCCGATCACCTCCACCACCAtcatcagcagcagcagcacCAACATTTCCCGCAGTCCGTCCGATGGGCCGGCCGGCTCTACTCGATGCCGCAGCCACAGCCAGTTTCGATGCCACTGAGACACCATGAGCATTTTCAATACCAGTTGAGTAGTTACAACAATGTTCATCCTTATAACCGCCATCATCATCAACAGTATTACAGCTCAAACTACCACCACGGTGGCAGTACTACTAGTAGTCAATATGACTACTACAACTTTCTTAGGTCATCATCAGGAGGAGGAGGGGGAGGAAGTTCTCTTTTacactcacaattacatcaggCTGAGGAAGTTCAAAgggttggtggtggtggtggtggaggaaaTATTGTTCCAATGGTGATTGAATCAGTGCCTGTCGGTCGCCATGGCACAAATACTGGTACTAATACTAATACTCAACCTTCTCATGAATCTAAACGCCTTAGACTATTTGGTGTAAACATGGAGTACAAAGAAGAACCGGATTGCGATATATTGTCTTCTAGTAGAACTGCAGTACCGGATGTGGCAATGGCTTCTCAgtctcttcttcatcatcatctttcttcctcttctctcGAAGTAAAGCTACCCAACCACTCACAGCCAAGTacaattccaattccaattcCAGCAGAGTTTTTGAAGAAAGGAAAATCTACTTCTTTGTCTTTCGCTTTGGATCCTTAG
- the LOC107423809 gene encoding B3 domain-containing transcription factor NGA1 isoform X1, whose protein sequence is MLKNFGESIQTKKKKKIKKKRMRHQNHHHHHVVVPQQQLQNQWLIRRFESPSEDHHHESAAAAAASETTNFNSKLHLIDLSLKSSDEEASDGSRGGWSGIEREHMFDKVVTPSDVGKLNRLVIPKQHAEKYFPLDSSTNEKGLLLNFEDRNGKPWRFRYSYWNSSQSYVMTKGWSRFVKEKKLDAGDVVSFQRGVGESGKNRLYIDWRRRPYAPPNPATSLLAPLQLPSDHLHHHHQQQQHQHFPQSVRWAGRLYSMPQPQPVSMPLRHHEHFQYQLSSYNNVHPYNRHHHQQYYSSNYHHGGSTTSSQYDYYNFLRSSSGGGGGGSSLLHSQLHQAEEVQRVGGGGGGGNIVPMVIESVPVGRHGTNTGTNTNTQPSHESKRLRLFGVNMEYKEEPDCDILSSSRTAVPDVAMASQSLLHHHLSSSSLEVKLPNHSQPSTIPIPIPAEFLKKGKSTSLSFALDP, encoded by the exons ATGCTCAAGAATTTCGGAGAGAGTATTcagacaaagaagaagaagaagatcaagaAGAAGAGGATGAG GCaccaaaatcatcatcatcatcatgttgTTGTTCCTCAGCAGCAGCTGCAGAATCAATGGCTAATCAGGAGATTTGAGTCCCCATCAGAAGATCATCATCATGAATCTGCCGCAGCAGCAGCGGCATCAGAAACTACGAATTTCAACAGCAAATTACATCTCATAGACTTGTCGTTGAAAAGCAGCGACGAGGAAGCCAGCGATGGTTCTCGAGGAGGTTGGTCGGGTATTGAGAGGGAGCACATGTTCGACAAAGTGGTGACGCCGAGTGACGTAGGCAAGCTCAACCGCCTCGTTATTCCGAAGCAACACGCGGAGAAGTATTTTCCCCTCGACTCTTCCACAAACGAGAAAGGCCTGCTCTTGAATTTCGAAGATCGGAATGGGAAACCGTGGCGATTCCGGTACTCTTACTGGAACAGCAGCCAGAGCTATGTTATGACCAAAGGTTGGAGCCGCTTCGTCAAGGAGAAGAAGCTGGACGCCGGCGACGTCGTTTCGTTCCAGCGAGGCGTTGGTGAATCAGGTAAGAATCGTTTGTATATTGATTGGAGGAGACGCCCTTACGCACCTCCAAACCCGGCCACATCGCTGCTTGCACCTCTGCAGCTTCCATCCGATCACCTCCACCACCAtcatcagcagcagcagcacCAACATTTCCCGCAGTCCGTCCGATGGGCCGGCCGGCTCTACTCGATGCCGCAGCCACAGCCAGTTTCGATGCCACTGAGACACCATGAGCATTTTCAATACCAGTTGAGTAGTTACAACAATGTTCATCCTTATAACCGCCATCATCATCAACAGTATTACAGCTCAAACTACCACCACGGTGGCAGTACTACTAGTAGTCAATATGACTACTACAACTTTCTTAGGTCATCATCAGGAGGAGGAGGGGGAGGAAGTTCTCTTTTacactcacaattacatcaggCTGAGGAAGTTCAAAgggttggtggtggtggtggtggaggaaaTATTGTTCCAATGGTGATTGAATCAGTGCCTGTCGGTCGCCATGGCACAAATACTGGTACTAATACTAATACTCAACCTTCTCATGAATCTAAACGCCTTAGACTATTTGGTGTAAACATGGAGTACAAAGAAGAACCGGATTGCGATATATTGTCTTCTAGTAGAACTGCAGTACCGGATGTGGCAATGGCTTCTCAgtctcttcttcatcatcatctttcttcctcttctctcGAAGTAAAGCTACCCAACCACTCACAGCCAAGTacaattccaattccaattcCAGCAGAGTTTTTGAAGAAAGGAAAATCTACTTCTTTGTCTTTCGCTTTGGATCCTTAG